From a region of the Mercurialis annua linkage group LG1-X, ddMerAnnu1.2, whole genome shotgun sequence genome:
- the LOC126657289 gene encoding pentatricopeptide repeat-containing protein At3g09040, mitochondrial codes for MRLRCFYRTFEPSNPHYCHLHLTFSTIPFDPNHFPHTPQFHRFNHILQSCLRKCEIFKSQHLFDEMPQRLSHLSTTCKIIHSQTLQLGFWSKGYLGNAILDLYTKCGNVDSAEKVFHTLENRDIFAWNSILSMYSKLRFLDMVLKCYATLWSHGMWPNEFTFAIVLSSCARLESVESGRLIHCHVVKMGFMFRSFCVAALIDLYAKCNSMSDCRRVADGGVDLDTVSWTSLIAGYVKAGLPEEALQVFEEMKRVGREPDQVAVVTVMNAYVGLGRLDDAFDLFSKMPNSNVVAWNVMISGHAQRGHEAKAVELFQEMRRVGIKSTRSTLGSVLSAIASLTALDFGLLVHAEAMKQGLDSNVYVGSSLINMYAKCEKIEAAKKIFDTLDERNVILWNAILGGFAQNGCAHKVMELFSDMKSSGFYPDEFTYTSILSACSCLEHLGGGRQLHSAIIKNKFASNLFVGNALIDMYAKSGVLDDARKQFELMKHRDNVSWNAIIVGYVQEEDEVEAFLMFQKMHSVGIMPDEVSLASILSACANVKGLEQGKQMQCLSVKSGLETSLYAGSSLIDMYAKCDELGSARKILSCMPERSVVSMNALIAGYAPIILEEAVILFKIMQAEGLNPSEITFVSLLDACGGPQLLNLGTQIHCLILKRGLQYDDEFLGISLLGMYMRSMRKTDAGVLFSEFSNPKSTILWTAMISGLAQNDCSGEALQFYREMRSCNSLPDQATFVSVLRACAVLSSMREGREIHSLIFHTSFDLDELTCSALIDMYAKCGDLRSSTQIFEEMLSKNNVISWNSMIVGFAKHGYAEDALRVFDEMKQTHVTPDDVTFLGVLTACSHAGRISEGRQIFDSMVNYYRIQPRVDHCACMVDLLGRWGYLEEAEEFICKLSFEPHDMIWNTMLGACRIHGDDVRGQRAAEKLIELEPQNSSPYVLLSNIYAASGNWDGVNILRRGMKEKGVKKFPGCSWIVVGEETNYFVAGHMSHHSSAEQIDVLLKDLTGLMREDGYSTLMDIFIEQ; via the coding sequence ATGCGTCTCAGATGTTTCTATAGAACATTTGAACCCTCAAACCCACATTACTGCCATCTCCACCTCACCTTTTCCACTATCCCATTCGACCCAAATCACTTCCCTCATACTCCTCAATTCCACAGGTTTAACCATATCTTGCAATCCTGTCTCAGAAAATGCGAAATTTTCAAATCCCAACACCTGTTCGACGAAATGCCTCAAAGACTATCTCACTTGTCAACAACCTGCAAAATTATTCATTCTCAAACTCTTCAACTTGGGTTTTGGTCTAAAGGATACTTGGGCAATGCAATTCTTGACCTTTATACCAAATGTGGCAATGTTGATTCTGCAGAAAAAGTGTTTCATACGCTTGAAAATAGAGATATTTTTGCTTGGAACTCTATTTTATCCATGTATTCCAAGCTGAGGTTTCTTGATATGGTTCTTAAGTGTTATGCTACACTATGGAGTCATGGAATGTGGCCTAATGAGTTTACTTTTGCTATTGTCTTATCGAGTTGTGCGAGATTGGAGAGTGTTGAGTCTGGTAGATTAATTCATTGCCATGTTGTTAAGATGGGTTTTATGTTTAGGTCTTTTTGTGTTGCTGCTCTTATTGACTTGTATGCTAAGTGTAATAGCATGAGTGACTGTAGGAGGGTGGCTGATGGTGGAGTGGATTTGGATACTGTATCTTGGACATCTTTGATTGCTGGCTATGTTAAAGCTGGTTTACCTGAGGAGGCATTGCAAGTGTTCGAAGAAATGAAAAGGGTTGGCCGTGAACCGGACCAGGTGGCCGTTGTTACTGTCATGAATGCATATGTTGGTTTAGGAAGGCTTGATGATGCATTTGACTTGTTCTCGAAGATGCCTAATTCCAATGTTGTAGCGTGGAATGTGATGATTTCAGGACATGCCCAGAGAGGCCATGAAGCAAAGGCGGTTGAGTTGTTTCAAGAAATGAGGAGAGTTGGTATTAAATCTACAAGATCTACACTAGGAAGTGTATTGAGTGCAATTGCGAGTTTAACTGCTCTTGACTTTGGCTTGCTAGTTCACGCAGAAGCAATGAAACAAGGTTTAGACTCTAATGTCTATGTTGGAAGTTCATTGATCAATATGTATGCCAAGTGCGAGAAGATTGAAGCAGCAAAGAAAATCTTTGACACTCTGGATGAGAGAAATGTCATATTGTGGAATGCCATACTTGGAGGTTTTGCACAAAATGGGTGTGCTCATAAGGTCATGGAATTGTTCTCCGATATGAAGAGCTCTGGTTTTTATCCAGATGAATTTACATATACGAGTATCTTGAGTGCATGTTCTTGTTTGGAGCATCTGGGAGGGGGGCGGCAATTGCATTCAGCCATCATCAAAAATAAGTTTGCCTCAAACTTATTTGTTGGAAATGCATTGATTGATATGTATGCTAAATCCGGGGTGCTTGACGATGCAAGAAAGCAATTTGAGCTCATGAAGCACAGAGACAATGTATCTTGGAATGCAATTATTGTCGGATATGTGCAGGAAGAAGATGAGGTTGAGGCATTCCTTATGTTCCAAAAAATGCATTCAGTTGGGATTATGCCTGATGAAGTATCTCTGGCCAGTATTCTAAGTGCTTGTGCAAATGTTAAAGGTCTCGAGCAGGGGAAACAAATGCAATGTCTCTCAGTCAAATCTGGTCTAGAAACTAGTCTTTATGCTGGAAGCTCCCTTATTGACATGTACGCTAAGTGTGATGAGCTTGGTTCTGCACGTAAAATTCTGTCATGCATGCCTGAGCGTAGTGTGGTCTCTATGAATGCGCTTATTGCAGGATATGCTCCCATTATTTTAGAAGAGGCagtaattttgtttaaaattatgCAAGCAGAAGGACTGAATCCTTCTGAAATTACTTTTGTTAGCCTTTTAGATGCGTGTGGCGGACCTCAGCTGTTGAATCTAGGAACTCAAATTCATTGTCTTATTCTGAAAAGGGGCCTTCAGTATGATGATGAGTTCTTAGGTATCTCACTCTTGGGCATGTATATGAGATCCATGAGAAAAACAGATGCAGGCGTACTCTTCTCAGAGTTTTCAAATCCAAAAAGCACTATATTATGGACTGCTATGATTTCAGGACTTGCTCAAAATGATTGCAGTGGAGAGGCTTTACAATTCTATAGAGAGATGCGAAGCTGCAATTCTTTACCTGACCAAGCGACATTTGTTAGTGTGCTGAGAGCATGTGCTGTCTTATCTTCTATGAGAGAGGGTAGAGAGATTCACTCACTTATTTTTCATACTAGTTTTGATTTAGATGAATTAACTTGCAGTGCCCTTATAGACATGTATGCTAAATGTGGAGATTTGAGGAGTTCCACTCAGatttttgaagaaatgcttagtAAAAACAATGTCATTTCTTGGAACTCAATGATAGTTGGATTTGCTAAACATGGGTATGCAGAAGATGCATTGAGAGTCTTTGATGAGATGAAGCAAACACATGTTACGCCAGATGATGTCACATTTCTCGGCGTCCTCACTGCTTGCAGCCATGCAGGAAGAATTTCTGAAGGCCGTCAAATCTTTGATAGTATGGTGAATTACTATAGGATTCAGCCTAGAGTGGATCATTGTGCCTGCATGGTTGATCTTCTCGGCAGATGGGGTTATCTTGAAGAAGCTGAAGAATTCATCTGCAAACTTAGTTTTGAACCTCATGACATGATTTGGAATACAATGCTTGGGGCTTGCAGGATACACGGTGATGACGTTAGAGGTCAACGAGCTGCTGAGAAGCTCATCGAGCTTGAACCTCAAAATTCTTCACCTTATGTGCTTCTCTCTAACATTTATGCTGCATCAGGAAACTGGGATGGGGTTAATATTTTAAGGAGGGGAATGAAAGAGAAAGGAGTGAAGAAGTTTCCTGGATGTAGCTGGATTGTAGTAGGAGAGGAGACAAACTATTTTGTTGCTGGACACATGTCTCATCATTCTAGTGCTGAGCAAATTGATGTACTTCTAAAAGATTTGACAGGCCTGATGAGAGAAGATGGATATTCTACTCTTATGGATATTTTTATCGAGCAATAg
- the LOC126665465 gene encoding protein trichome berefringence-like 7 — MIEIIDGFMQNSFSHLKPFYTKIFIFIKRLIKGHCKLWSFQSFNGVFAVGSLFLSFLVAMACAYLFLFPRFQLHDFEVSKSGNGSVNECNVFRGSWIRDETYPLYNASQCPFVEQGFNCLANGRIDRGYTKWRWKPKDCDIPRFHVQQTLEKLRGKRIVFVGDSLSRTQWESLICMLMTGVEDKRSVYEVNGNKITKQIRFLGVNFSSFDLRIDFYRSVFLVQPGPRPRHAPKRVKSTLKLDKLDDISNEWIDSDVLIFNSGHWWTPSKLFEMGCYFQIGGSLKLGLPTTAAFRTSLSTWASWAENFINANRTKVFFRTFESSHWSGRNRLSCKVTRRPSSKAGGKDRSPVSDIILKEVDKMSLPVTVLHVTPMGAFRSDAHVGAWSDNPLVPDCSHFCLPGVPDMWNEILLSYLMSE, encoded by the exons atgatTGAGATTATTGATGGTTTTATGCAAAATTCATTTAGCCATTTAAAGCCATTTTACACcaagattttcatttttatcaagAGATTAATAAAAGGGCATTGTAAATTATGGAGCTTTCAATCATTCAATGGAGTTTTTGCAGTTGGTTCATTATTTCTGTCATTCCTTGTAGCCATGGCATGtgcttatttatttttgttcccAAGATTTCAGCTTCATGATTTTGAGGTTTCTAAGTCCGGTAATGGATCTGTTAATGAGTGTAACGTTTTTAGAGGAAGCTGGATCCGAGATGAAACTTACCCTCTTTATAATGCTTCACAATGTCCTTTTGTGGAGCAAGGATTTAATTGCTTGGCTAATGGCAGAATAGATAGAGGTTATACAAAATGGAGATGGAAGCCTAAGGATTGTGACATCCCAAGATTTCATGTGCAGCAAACTCTTGAAAAATTGCGTGGGAAACGGATTGTTTTTGTTGGCGATTCATTGAGTAGAACGCAATGGGAGTCTTTGATATGTATGCTCATGACTGGTGTAGAAGATAAAAGGAGTGTTTATGAAGTTAATGGGAATAAGATCACTAAGcaaattaggtttttaggtGTAAACTTTAGTTCTTTTGATTTAAGAATTGATTTTTATAGATCAGTTTTTTTAGTTCAGCCTGGTCCGAGGCCTAGGCATGCTCCTAAGAGGGTTAAATCAACTCTCAAGCTTGACAAGTTGGATGATATTAGCAACGAGTGGATTGATTCAGATGTTCTAATATTCAATTCAGGGCATTGGTGGACACCAAGTAAACTTTTTGAGAT GGGTTGTTATTTTCAGATTGGTGGTTCGCTGAAGCTTGGATTGCCTACGACAGCTGCCTTCAGAACATCGTTAAGCACTTGGGCATCCTGGGCTGAGAATTTCATCAATGCAAACAGAACAAAAGTCTTCTTTCGTACTTTTGAATCTTCCCATTGGAG TGGCCGGAACCGTCTTTCTTGTAAAGTGACAAGGCGGCCTTCGTCAAAAGCAGGAGGGAAGGACCGTAGCCCAGTTTCAGACATAATACTCAAAGAAGTTGATAAAATGTCACTTCCTGTTACAGTTCTACATGTGACGCCTATGGGAGCATTCAGGAGCGATGCACACGTCGGTGCATGGAGCGACAATCCACTGGTGCCTGATTGTAGCCACTTTTGTCTACCCGGAGTACCTGATATGTGGAATGAAATTCTATTGTCATATCTGATGTCCGAATAA
- the LOC126664759 gene encoding protein TRACHEARY ELEMENT DIFFERENTIATION-RELATED 6, whose protein sequence is MASSNNFDIPHSPPPSNDSTTVIVVVFVSLGGVLFFAFLAFALCCFIKKRNKKLQETDLIRVDEHLKVKEAIVDGPRGPKSVVLEIEDDLHVDEVIKKQEEENMKFGHGQNKSLEIESKA, encoded by the coding sequence ATGGCTTCTTCAAACAATTTTGACATCCCCCATTCACCACCACCAAGCAATGACAGCACCACCGTGATAGTGGTTGTGTTTGTCTCACTGGGAGGTGTTCTATTTTTTGCATTTCTTGCATTTGCACTATGCTGCTTCATCAAGAAAAGAAACAAGAAACTTCAAGAAACTGATCTGATTCGTGTTGATGAACACTTGAAGGTTAAAGAAGCTATAGTGGATGGACCTCGTGGTCCCAAATCTGTAGTTCTGGAGATTGAAGATGATCTTCATGTTGATGAAGTTATTAAgaaacaagaagaagaaaacatGAAGTTTGGTCATGGTCAAAATAAATCTTTGGAAATTGAAAGCAAGGCTTAA
- the LOC126664663 gene encoding serine carboxypeptidase-like 42, with translation MGFGQMGFSSWWRFSSIVAVLCLLSFEVVEGYPVEDLVVNLPGQPKVGFRQYAGYIDVDVKNGRSLYYYFVEADKYPNIKPLALWLNGGPGCSSIGGGAFTELGPFFPEGNGRGLRRNSMSWNRASNLLFIESPAGVGWSYSNTTSDYNTGDAQTAKDMRDFLLKWFEKFPEFKSRDLFLTGESYAGHYIPQLAEVLLDHNAQSTGFKFNIKGVAIGNPLLRLDRDVPATYEFFWSHGMISDEIGLKVMNDCEFDDYTFASPHNVSDSCNDAISQANGIVGNYINNYDVILDVCYPSIVEQELRLRKVATKISVGVDVCMTMERSFYFNLPEVQKALHANRTSLPYRWSMCSSVLNYSDTDGNMNMLPILKKIINNHIPVWVFSGDQDSVVPLLGSRTLVRELAHDLNFKITVPYGAWFHKGQVGGWATEYGNLLSFVTVRGAAHMVPYAQPSRALHLFSSFIRGRRLPATSQIPVEG, from the exons ATGGGGTTTGGCCAGATGGGTTTTAGTAGTTGGTGGAGGTTCAGTAGCATTGTTGCTGTGCTTTGTTTACTGAGTTTTGAAGTAGTTGAAGGGTACCCAGTTGAGGATTTGGTTGTGAATTTGCCTGGTCAGCCTAAAGTTGGGTTCAGACAGTATGCTGGCTACATTGATGTTGATGTCAAGAATGGTAGAAGCTTGTATTATTACTTTGTTGAAGCTGATAAATACCCAAATATCAAGCCTCTTGCTCTTTGGCTCAATGGAG GTCCTGGTTGTTCCTCAATTGGTGGAGGCGCCTTCACCGAGCTGGGTCCATTTTTTCCGGAAGGAAATGGCCGTGGACTTCGAAGAAATTCAATGTCCTGGAATAGAG CATCAAACCTACTCTTTATCGAGTCTCCTGCTGGAGTAGGATGGTCTTACTCAAATACAACTTCAGATTACAATACTGGGGATGCTCAAACTG CGAAGGATATGCGTGACTTCTTATTGAAGTGGTTTGAGAAGTTCCCGGAATTCAAATCACGGGACCTGTTCCTCACTGGAGAGAGCTATGCAG GGCATTACATACCTCAACTGGCTGAGGTTCTATTGGATCATAATGCACAGTCAACTGGTTTCAAATTCAATATTAAAGGAGTGGCT ATTGGAAATCCGCTTCTTAGACTTGATCGTGATGTTCCAGCAACATATGAATTCTTTTGGTCTCATGGGATGATTTCTGATGAGATTGGCCTCAAGGTCATGAATGACTGTGAATTTGATGACTACACCTTTGCAAGTCCACACAACGTGTCGGATTCATGCAATGATGCCATCTCTCAAGCAAATGGCATTGTCGGTAACTACATAAACAATTATGATGTGATCCTAGATGTTTGTTATCCATCTATAGTTGAGCAAGAGCTGCGATTGAGGAAAGTG GCTACCAAGATAAGTGTTGGTGTTGATGTTTGTATGACCATGGAGAGGAGTTTCTATTTCAACCTTCCTGAGGTTCAGAAGGCACTTCACGCCAATCGAACTAGTCTACCATATAGATGGTCCATGTGCAGTAG TGTTTTAAATTACAGTGATACTGATGGTAATATGAACATGCTTCCCATTCTCAAAAAGATAATCAATAATCATATTCCAGTTTGGGTTTTTAG TGGTGACCAAGATTCCGTTGTACCTCTTCTGGGGTCGAGAACACTTGTTCGCGAACTAGCACATGATCTCAACTTCAAGATTACAGTACCTTATGGAGCTTGGTTTCACAAAGGCCAG GTTGGAGGTTGGGCAACAGAATACGGAAACCTGTTAAGTTTTGTTACAGTAAGGGGTGCTGCTCATATGGTTCCTTATGCACAACCATCAAGAGCTTTACATCTATTCAGTTCGTTTATCCGTGGCCGAAGATTGCCTGCTACTTCACAGATTCCAGTAGAGGGTTGA
- the LOC126686618 gene encoding vacuolar protein sorting-associated protein 45 homolog gives MVLVTAVKDYINRMLQDISGMKVLILDSQTVSIVSVVYSQSELLQKEVFLVELVDSVPISKKESMSHLKAVYFLRPTSQNIHHLRRQLSNPRFGEYHLFFSNMLKDTQIHILADSDELEVVQQVQEFYADFVACDPYHFTLNIPANHIFMLPAVVDPPGLQLFCDRVVDGIATVFLALKRRPVIRYQRTSDIAKRIAQETSKLMYQQESGLFDFRRTEISPLLLIVDRRDDPVTPLLNQWTYQAMVHELIGVQDNKVDLRSVGNLPKDQQEVVLSSEQDAFFKANMYENFGDIGMNIKKMVDDFQQAAKSNQNIQTIEDMAKFVDSYPEYRKMHGNVSKHVTLVTEMSKIVEERKLMLVSETEQELACNGAQVAAFEAVTNLLKNESVSDFDCLRLVMLYALRYEKESPVQLMQLFNKLASRSPKYKPGLVQFLLKQAGVDKRTGDLYGNRDFLNIARNMARGLKGVENVYTQHQPLLLQTMESIIKGRMRDMDYSFVGNHYQQGRPQDVVIFVVGGTTYEESRSVALLNASNPGIRFILGGSVVLNSKRFLKDLEEAQKIARNSTNAV, from the exons ATGGTGCTGGTAACGGCGGTTAAGGATTACATTAACCGTATGCTTCAAGACATTTCCGGCATGAAAGTTCTTATTCTCGATTCCCAAACG GTGAGTATTGTAAGCGTTGTTTATTCACAATCAGAGCTGCTTCAGAAGGAAGTCTTTTTAGTAGAATTAGTGGATTCGGTTCCCATCTCAAAGAAAGAATCCATGTCGCATCTTAAAGCTGTTTATTTTCTTCGTCCCACATCACAAAATATTCACCATTTACGCCGCCAGTTATCCAATCCTCGCTTTGGGGAATACCACTTAT TTTTCTCGAATATGTTGAAGGATACCCAGATTCACATTTTAGCTGATTCCGACGAGCTGGAAGTTGTGCAGCAAGTTCAG GAATTTTATGCAGATTTTGTTGCATGTGATCCTTACCATTTTACGCTGAATATTCCTGCAAATCACATCTTTATGCTCCCAGCTGTTGTGGATCCTCCTGGTTTGCAGCTCTTCTGTGATAGAGTTGTTGATGGTATTGCCACTGTTTTTTTGGCTCTTAAACGAAGACCAGTTATTCGATATCAGAGAACCTCTGATATTGCAAAGAGGATAGCCCAAGAAACATCA AAATTGATGTACCAGCAGGAAAGTGGCCTTTTTGATTTCAGGAGAACCGAAATTTCTCCTTTGTTGCTGATAGTTGATCGAAGGGATGATCCTGTAACTCCACTGCTAAACCAGTGGACCTATCAG GCAATGGTTCATGAATTAATAGGTGTTCAGGACAACAAAGTAGATTTGAGAAGTGTAGGAAATCTTCCAAAAGATCAACAG GAGGTTGTGCTGTCATCGGAGCAAGATGCTTTCTTTAAAGCTAACATGTATGAGAACTTTGGAGATATTGGAATGAATATCAAGAAGATGGTGGACGATTTTCAGCAAGCTGCAAAAAGTAACCAAAACATCCAGACAATAG AGGACATGGCCAAGTTTGTTGATAGTTATCCTGAGTACCGGAAAATGCATGGAAATGTCTCAAAGCATGTGACATTGGTAACAGAAATGAGCAAAATAGTTGAAGAGAGAAAGCTCATGTTAGTTTCAGAAACTGAGCAAGAGTTGGCATGCAATGGTGCGCAAGTTGCAGCTTTTGAG GCTGTGACAAACCTTTTAAAGAATGAAAGTGTATCTGATTTCGACTGTCTAAGATTGGTGATGTTATATGCTTTGCGCTATGAGAAGGAGAGTCCTGTTCAATTAATGCAGCTTTTCAACAAACTGGCTTCTCGATCTCCTAAGTACAAGCCTGGG CTTGTCCAGTTCCTTCTGAAGCAAGCAGGTGTGGATAAGCGAACTGGTGATCTATATGGGAACCGTGATTTTCTCAATATTGCCCGCAATATGGCCCGTGGCTTGAAG GGGGTAGAAAATGTATACACTCAACATCAGCCTCTTTTGCTCCAAACAATGGAAAGCATAATCAAAGGCCGGATGAGAGACATGGACTACTCTTTTGTTGGGAACCACTATCAACAGGGAAG GCCGCAGGATGTGGTTATTTTTGTTGTTGGCGGGACAACTTATGAGGAATCTCGTTCTGTTGCTTTGCTAAATGCCAGCAATCCTGGAATTCGTTTTATTCTCGGCGGGTCTGTGGTTCTTAACTCAAAGAG ATTTCTCAAGGACCTTGAAGAAGCTCAAAAGATTGCTCGAAACAGCACCAATGCGGTTTAA